TATACCTTGTATATTTCCTTTATACGAAATTTaactaatataattttttttcgcATGTATAATTGATATATAATTTTTGTACTGTTTTTCGCTTCTGCTGTATCGATCGAGAACAGGATATCATCGATTGTATATTTGCGAAGATCATTATGGATTACAATTATGTTACATTTTCCTTGTATGTATAAAAATTGTTGCATGAGTAAAAAGAAAACTGTAAACTGAAATTATATTAAGATGTTAACTTAATTATGgttattatttttacattttatgccttaaaatgtaaaaatgtcaTTGTGTATGTGATACAGTGTTTTACTTTCACCGTTTTCTCacaataaatatatgaaatataaattttataaaaatgactCATTTTGATAAAGACACGTATATTGAATGTTTACCAGTAACTGTATATAATGAGATAGTTAATGCATTGAATAAAGACGCAGCTTGGATAACATTAGCAAATCATGTAGCTGAAGAGCTTCAATATCCATGGTAAGAAAACAgtagtatttaaaaaatacaaggtattataatttaaaatatatcattctatTGCATACGTTTTATGTATAGTACTCTGTGGATACAATCTTTAAACGAGATCAAACATCCAAACGATTCTCCTGGACAAAAGCTGCTTTCTGAATTAAGTATTAAAATGTGTACTATAGAGATTTTACATACTTTATTAAGCGACTGCAAGCTTTATAACATTCTTTCAATTATATCTGATCCAGGtatgataatatttattgtgaCCTATTTATTCGAAAAATTACAAACTTACTGACAAAATTTCCTGAATACCAATGCTCTTAGAACCTTTGAGCATTATTATGCATCCAACAGAGGAATTTCAAACTAGCATTTTGAAAGTATCATTTGGACATCGTCTTCGTCTATGCTGTAAAGCTGTTGGGATGCCATTACCAAATTACATATGGTAccataataataatgaattgcAGCACTGTACTTCTGATGTgcttgattttattatagttaggtacatttttaggaaaaatGTTTGTATACTTTTATTGGTTATTATGTCAttgtaacatttattttatttattccaaaGTGCTTCTCAAGCAGGAGAATATAGATGTAAggtatttcaaattaaaaatgaTGGAACTCTCATATCAACTTTGACTTCAAAGGCTATAACTGTACAAATTTTTTCTACACCTGTTGTGATAGAAGAACAACCACAGCCACTTTTAGAAGTTAAAGAAGGTGAAAATTTTACAATTCATTGTAAAGCCAATAGTTATTCCAAACCACGTTACCAATGGTTCCATGACAATACTAAACTAGAAGGAGAAACATCTAACATTTTGCATGTAATGCAAACTACTGTTATTTCTCtaacaatatttaataatgtCTGCTTTATTAAAGTATGATTTTAGGTAAAACAATTTAGTTTGAAGAATGAaggaaaatattattgttatatttataacgatatcAGTGAAATTTATACGCAAAGAACTCGTGTAATGGTAAAGATGGATAATgatttcattaacattttatcattatatcttaatttattaattacattttcATATAGATGGATCTTCCAAAATTTAAAGCAGTTGCAAAAATAGCTTTGGTCATTGCGAATGAAGAGTATGAGAACCATGAATGTCTTTTAACATCTAAAAATGATGCTGCGTGCATTGGTAATCTTCTTAAAGAAATAGGATTTGAAGTAATTTGTCTCCTCAATTTGACAATTACTCAAATGaaaaatgcaataaaaatatttagcaAAGCTTTAGTTGAAGGAGTGTATGGTAAGATGTAAAAAGtgtaaattagaaaatatattattacttaAATTATTCTTCTGTTTATATAGGCTTATTCTATTTTGCTGGACATGGTTTTAAAATGCAAGAAAGTTATATGCTTGCAACAGATGCTCCAGAAGCATATTTAAGAAAAGATGCAATATGTGAAAGTGAACTATTGTCTGCATTCCTTGAGAATGATCCTGAActattaattgttattttagATATGTGTCAAACTTTACCTTCAAAGTAACTTTTTGacctttttttcattctttccatTTTCATTCTTTATCTTTATACTTAACTCATATGTTTATTTTTAGAGAATTTAATCCTGAGATATACCATGAGGTACCAACAGTGAATGTGTATAAAAGCAAGAAGAATCTTAGAAATTTAATTCAAGCATACTCTACATCTAGTCATCGACCGAgttatgagaaattaaattgtaaatatgGTTTATATATGGAACATCTCagcgaatatattaataaagatataactgttacaaaattatttgaagAAGTAGGAAAATGTAAGTTGTTAATACAGCACATATAATGAGTGGATACACACATAAACTTATCCTATATTTCATATTTGCAAAGTATATATGTTACAACAAATATTTGCAGCAATTGATAGCTGTTTTAAAGGGAAAGAACGGAATCAAATTCCAATGTTTGCTGTCTCTGTTACAAAACCATTTCGTCTTACTGATGCTACTTATAAAAGTAACTTTAGTTGCACTCATTATGTATTCATAAATAGAAATGTTTTTTAACtattgttttaatatatattttaaatattatagacAAACGTCCAgatatcattaattatttaagtaaACTTATATCATATTCAGCTCAGACAATAAATGTACTGTTTAAACAAGCAAGGATGTGCAGTAGAGTTAAAATTTCTCTATTTATGGAACCATATTTAAATATAGTAAGAATCAAAGTACTTGATTTACCAAATGTAGAAATTAACTTTTTTAATTCTATTCCTGCAAagcgaaataatttatttcaagatCAACACGAGAAAGAGTGTTGGATTCATAATCCCCAAATCAATGAGGTATCTACTTTCTACTTAATATGAAAATACTTTTATATGAAGCAATT
The Bombus vancouverensis nearcticus chromosome 6, iyBomVanc1_principal, whole genome shotgun sequence DNA segment above includes these coding regions:
- the LOC117155629 gene encoding mucosa-associated lymphoid tissue lymphoma translocation protein 1 isoform X2; the encoded protein is MTHFDKDTYIECLPVTVYNEIVNALNKDAAWITLANHVAEELQYPCTLWIQSLNEIKHPNDSPGQKLLSELSIKMCTIEILHTLLSDCKLYNILSIISDPEPLSIIMHPTEEFQTSILKVSFGHRLRLCCKAVGMPLPNYIWYHNNNELQHCTSDVLDFIIVSASQAGEYRCKVFQIKNDGTLISTLTSKAITVQIFSTPVVIEEQPQPLLEVKEGENFTIHCKANSYSKPRYQWFHDNTKLEGETSNILHVKQFSLKNEGKYYCYIYNDISEIYTQRTRVMMDLPKFKAVAKIALVIANEEYENHECLLTSKNDAACIGNLLKEIGFEVICLLNLTITQMKNAIKIFSKALVEGVYGLFYFAGHGFKMQESYMLATDAPEAYLRKDAICESELLSAFLENDPELLIVILDMCQTLPSKEFNPEIYHEVPTVNVYKSKKNLRNLIQAYSTSSHRPSYEKLNCKYGLYMEHLSEYINKDITVTKLFEEVGKSIDSCFKGKERNQIPMFAVSVTKPFRLTDATYKNKRPDIINYLSKLISYSAQTINVLFKQARMCSRVKISLFMEPYLNIVRIKVLDLPNVEINFFNSIPAKRNNLFQDQHEKECWIHNPQINEGPLVISVSKDGIPIGATVLHIKDYIPPLLKLVNI
- the LOC117155629 gene encoding mucosa-associated lymphoid tissue lymphoma translocation protein 1 isoform X5, which produces MTHFDKDTYIECLPVTVYNEIVNALNKDAAWITLANHVAEELQYPCTLWIQSLNEIKHPNDSPGQKLLSELSIKMCTIEILHTLLSDCKLYNILSIISDPEPLSIIMHPTEEFQTSILKVSFGHRLRLCCKAVGMPLPNYIWYHNNNELQHCTSDVLDFIIVSASQAGEYRCKVFQIKNDGTLISTLTSKAITVQIFSTPVVIEEQPQPLLEVKEGENFTIHCKANSYSKPRYQWFHDNTKLEGETSNILHVKQFSLKNEGKYYCYIYNDISEIYTQRTRVMMDLPKFKAVAKIALVIANEEYENHECLLTSKNDAACIGNLLKEIGFEVICLLNLTITQMKNAIKIFSKALVEGVYGLFYFAGHGFKMQESYMLATDAPEAYLRKDAICESELLSAFLENDPELLIVILDMCQTLPSKEFNPEIYHEVPTVNVYKSKKNLRNLIQAYSTSSHRPSYEKLNCKYGLYMEHLSEYINKDITVTKLFEEVGKSIDSCFKGKERNQIPMFAVSVTKPFRLTDATYKNKRPDIINYLSKLISYSAQTINVLFKQARMCSRVKISLFMEPYLNIINTRKSVGFIIPKSMRSLLQGPLVISVSKDGIPIGATVLHIKDYIPPLLKLVNI
- the LOC117155629 gene encoding mucosa-associated lymphoid tissue lymphoma translocation protein 1 isoform X6 — its product is MTHFDKDTYIECLPVTVYNEIVNALNKDAAWITLANHVAEELQYPCTLWIQSLNEIKHPNDSPGQKLLSELSIKMCTIEILHTLLSDCKLYNILSIISDPEPLSIIMHPTEEFQTSILKVSFGHRLRLCCKAVGMPLPNYIWYHNNNELQHCTSDVLDFIIVSASQAGEYRCKVFQIKNDGTLISTLTSKAITVQIFSTPVVIEEQPQPLLEVKEGENFTIHCKANSYSKPRYQWFHDNTKLEGETSNILHVKQFSLKNEGKYYCYIYNDISEIYTQRTRVMMDLPKFKAVAKIALVIANEEYENHECLLTSKNDAACIGNLLKEIGFEVICLLNLTITQMKNAIKIFSKALVEGVYGLFYFAGHGFKMQESYMLATDAPEAYLRKDAICESELLSAFLENDPELLIVILDMCQTLPSKEFNPEIYHEVPTVNVYKSKKNLRNLIQAYSTSSHRPSYEKLNCKYGLYMEHLSEYINKDITVTKLFEEVGKSIDSCFKGKERNQIPMFAVSVTKPFRLTDATYKNKRPDIINYLSKLISYSAQTINVLFKQARMCSRVKISLFMEPYLNIINTRKSVGFIIPKSMRVHW
- the LOC117155629 gene encoding mucosa-associated lymphoid tissue lymphoma translocation protein 1 isoform X3 is translated as MTHFDKDTYIECLPVTVYNEIVNALNKDAAWITLANHVAEELQYPCTLWIQSLNEIKHPNDSPGQKLLSELSIKMCTIEILHTLLSDCKLYNILSIISDPEPLSIIMHPTEEFQTSILKVSFGHRLRLCCKAVGMPLPNYIWYHNNNELQHCTSDVLDFIIVSASQAGEYRCKVFQIKNDGTLISTLTSKAITVQIFSTPVVIEEQPQPLLEVKEGENFTIHCKANSYSKPRYQWFHDNTKLEGETSNILHVKQFSLKNEGKYYCYIYNDISEIYTQRTRVMMDLPKFKAVAKIALVIANEEYENHECLLTSKNDAACIGNLLKEIGFEVICLLNLTITQMKNAIKIFSKALVEGVYGLFYFAGHGFKMQESYMLATDAPEAYLRKDAICESELLSAFLENDPELLIVILDMCQTLPSKEFNPEIYHEVPTVNVYKSKKNLRNLIQAYSTSSHRPSYEKLNCKYGLYMEHLSEYINKDITVTKLFEEVGKSIDSCFKGKERNQIPMFAVSVTKPFRLTDATYKNKRPDIINYLSKLISYSAQTINVLFKQARMCSRVKISLFMEPYLNIRNNLFQDQHEKECWIHNPQINEIFIAGSIGDFCVKRWYPYWCYSIAYKRLHTPSTETCKYLRKET
- the LOC117155629 gene encoding mucosa-associated lymphoid tissue lymphoma translocation protein 1 isoform X7, with protein sequence MLLEPLSIIMHPTEEFQTSILKVSFGHRLRLCCKAVGMPLPNYIWYHNNNELQHCTSDVLDFIIVSASQAGEYRCKVFQIKNDGTLISTLTSKAITVQIFSTPVVIEEQPQPLLEVKEGENFTIHCKANSYSKPRYQWFHDNTKLEGETSNILHVKQFSLKNEGKYYCYIYNDISEIYTQRTRVMMDLPKFKAVAKIALVIANEEYENHECLLTSKNDAACIGNLLKEIGFEVICLLNLTITQMKNAIKIFSKALVEGVYGLFYFAGHGFKMQESYMLATDAPEAYLRKDAICESELLSAFLENDPELLIVILDMCQTLPSKEFNPEIYHEVPTVNVYKSKKNLRNLIQAYSTSSHRPSYEKLNCKYGLYMEHLSEYINKDITVTKLFEEVGKSIDSCFKGKERNQIPMFAVSVTKPFRLTDATYKNKRPDIINYLSKLISYSAQTINVLFKQARMCSRVKISLFMEPYLNIVRIKVLDLPNVEINFFNSIPAKRNNLFQDQHEKECWIHNPQINEIFIAGSIGDFCVKRWYPYWCYSIAYKRLHTPSTETCKYLRKET
- the LOC117155629 gene encoding mucosa-associated lymphoid tissue lymphoma translocation protein 1 isoform X4, coding for MTHFDKDTYIECLPVTVYNEIVNALNKDAAWITLANHVAEELQYPCTLWIQSLNEIKHPNDSPGQKLLSELSIKMCTIEILHTLLSDCKLYNILSIISDPEPLSIIMHPTEEFQTSILKVSFGHRLRLCCKAVGMPLPNYIWYHNNNELQHCTSDVLDFIIVSASQAGEYRCKVFQIKNDGTLISTLTSKAITVQIFSTPVVIEEQPQPLLEVKEGENFTIHCKANSYSKPRYQWFHDNTKLEGETSNILHVKQFSLKNEGKYYCYIYNDISEIYTQRTRVMMDLPKFKAVAKIALVIANEEYENHECLLTSKNDAACIGNLLKEIGFEVICLLNLTITQMKNAIKIFSKALVEGVYGLFYFAGHGFKMQESYMLATDAPEAYLRKDAICESELLSAFLENDPELLIVILDMCQTLPSKEFNPEIYHEVPTVNVYKSKKNLRNLIQAYSTSSHRPSYEKLNCKYGLYMEHLSEYINKDITVTKLFEEVGKSIDSCFKGKERNQIPMFAVSVTKPFRLTDATYKNKRPDIINYLSKLISYSAQTINVLFKQARMCSRVKISLFMEPYLNIRNNLFQDQHEKECWIHNPQINEGPLVISVSKDGIPIGATVLHIKDYIPPLLKLVNI
- the LOC117155629 gene encoding mucosa-associated lymphoid tissue lymphoma translocation protein 1 isoform X1, with translation MTHFDKDTYIECLPVTVYNEIVNALNKDAAWITLANHVAEELQYPCTLWIQSLNEIKHPNDSPGQKLLSELSIKMCTIEILHTLLSDCKLYNILSIISDPEPLSIIMHPTEEFQTSILKVSFGHRLRLCCKAVGMPLPNYIWYHNNNELQHCTSDVLDFIIVSASQAGEYRCKVFQIKNDGTLISTLTSKAITVQIFSTPVVIEEQPQPLLEVKEGENFTIHCKANSYSKPRYQWFHDNTKLEGETSNILHVKQFSLKNEGKYYCYIYNDISEIYTQRTRVMMDLPKFKAVAKIALVIANEEYENHECLLTSKNDAACIGNLLKEIGFEVICLLNLTITQMKNAIKIFSKALVEGVYGLFYFAGHGFKMQESYMLATDAPEAYLRKDAICESELLSAFLENDPELLIVILDMCQTLPSKEFNPEIYHEVPTVNVYKSKKNLRNLIQAYSTSSHRPSYEKLNCKYGLYMEHLSEYINKDITVTKLFEEVGKSIDSCFKGKERNQIPMFAVSVTKPFRLTDATYKNKRPDIINYLSKLISYSAQTINVLFKQARMCSRVKISLFMEPYLNIVRIKVLDLPNVEINFFNSIPAKRNNLFQDQHEKECWIHNPQINEIFIAGSIGDFCVKRWYPYWCYSIAYKRLHTPSTETCKYLRKET
- the LOC117155629 gene encoding mucosa-associated lymphoid tissue lymphoma translocation protein 1 isoform X8 gives rise to the protein MTHFDKDTYIECLPVTVYNEIVNALNKDAAWITLANHVAEELQYPCTLWIQSLNEIKHPNDSPGQKLLSELSIKMCTIEILHTLLSDCKLYNILSIISDPEPLSIIMHPTEEFQTSILKVSFGHRLRLCCKAVGMPLPNYIWYHNNNELQHCTSDVLDFIIVSASQAGEYRCKVFQIKNDGTLISTLTSKAITVQIFSTPVVIEEQPQPLLEVKEGENFTIHCKANSYSKPRYQWFHDNTKLEGETSNILHVKQFSLKNEGKYYCYIYNDISEIYTQRTRVMMDLPKFKAVAKIALVIANEEYENHECLLTSKNDAACIGNLLKEIGFEVICLLNLTITQMKNAIKIFSKALVEGVYGLFYFAGHGFKMQESYMLATDAPEAYLRKDAICESELLSAFLENDPELLIVILDMCQTLPSKEFNPEIYHEVPTVNVYKSKKNLRNLIQAYSTSSHRPSYEKLNCKYGLYMEHLSEYINKDITVTKLFEEVGKSIDSCFKGKERNQIPMFAVSVTKPFRLTDATYKTK
- the LOC117155629 gene encoding mucosa-associated lymphoid tissue lymphoma translocation protein 1 isoform X9, whose amino-acid sequence is MNCSTVLLMCLILLYASQAGEYRCKVFQIKNDGTLISTLTSKAITVQIFSTPVVIEEQPQPLLEVKEGENFTIHCKANSYSKPRYQWFHDNTKLEGETSNILHVKQFSLKNEGKYYCYIYNDISEIYTQRTRVMMDLPKFKAVAKIALVIANEEYENHECLLTSKNDAACIGNLLKEIGFEVICLLNLTITQMKNAIKIFSKALVEGVYGLFYFAGHGFKMQESYMLATDAPEAYLRKDAICESELLSAFLENDPELLIVILDMCQTLPSKEFNPEIYHEVPTVNVYKSKKNLRNLIQAYSTSSHRPSYEKLNCKYGLYMEHLSEYINKDITVTKLFEEVGKSIDSCFKGKERNQIPMFAVSVTKPFRLTDATYKNKRPDIINYLSKLISYSAQTINVLFKQARMCSRVKISLFMEPYLNIVRIKVLDLPNVEINFFNSIPAKRNNLFQDQHEKECWIHNPQINEIFIAGSIGDFCVKRWYPYWCYSIAYKRLHTPSTETCKYLRKET